One Cryptomeria japonica chromosome 9, Sugi_1.0, whole genome shotgun sequence genomic window carries:
- the LOC131029669 gene encoding protein UNUSUAL FLORAL ORGANS: MELVSYGPGSSSSSSGGSSSGTWMDPRLWSMLPQKLIERILACLPPPSFFRMRAVCRHWYRLMFSDSFLEVCAEASPARPWFLLFKRGLWTEGYLYDPLAHSWFRSRLSSLPSVFSVVASAGGLLCCLSENTGCKTVLVCNPLTKECLQLPCTLKERFVPSVGLVLDKHTKTYKVIVAGDDMISPFAVKNLTTEMYDSACQYWRIAGPLPRLCNLESGKMTHAGGVLYCMNYSPFSVLAYDISEGVWSKIQAPMRRFLRSPNLVECRGRLVMVAAVQKSKLNVPKSIRIWGLQDSRNAWVEVERMPQSLYDDFIKMCDDEAFACVGHANNILITCSSTSHCLLYDMYHKLWTWLPRCPFVHASQPLQGFAFDPRLETSVC, translated from the coding sequence ATGGAATTGGTAAGCTATGGGCCCGGATCGAGCAGCAGCAGCAGCGGGGGCAGCAGCAGTGGAACGTGGATGGACCCACGGCTGTGGAGCATGCTGCCGCAGAAGCTGATAGAGCGTATTCTGGCGTGCTTGCCCCCTCCCAGCTTCTTTAGGATGCGGGCGGTGTGCCGCCACTGGTATCGTCTCATGTTTTCCGACAGCTTTCTTGAAGTGTGCGCGGAGGCGTCGCCGGCGAGGCCCTGGTTTCTCCTCTTCAAGCGGGGTCTGTGGACGGAGGGTTACCTTTACGACCCCTTGGCCCACTCCTGGTTCAGATCGCGCCTCTCATCTCTGCCCTCCGTCTTCTCCGTGGTGGCCTCGGCGGGGGGGCTGCTGTGCTGTCTGTCGGAGAACACGGGGTGCAAGACGGTGCTTGTGTGCAATCCCTTGACCAAGGAGTGCCTGCAATTGCCCTGCACTCTCAAAGAGCGCTTCGTTCCCTCCGTCGGCCTCGTGCTGGATAAGCACACCAAGACATACAAGGTCATCGTTGCCGGCGACGACATGATCTCACCCTTCGCCGTGAAAAACCTCACCACAGAAATGTACGACTCGGCCTGCCAGTACTGGAGAATCGCCGGGCCGCTCCCGCGGCTGTGCAATCTGGAGTCCGGGAAGATGACCCACGCTGGGGGGGTGCTGTACTGCATGAACTACAGTCCCTTCAGCGTGCTCGCCTACGACATAAGCGAAGGGGTTTGGAGCAAAATCCAGGCGCCCATGCGGCGCTTTCTGAGGAGCCCCAACCTGGTGGAGTGCCGGGGGCGGCTGGTGATGGTGGCCGCCGTGCAGAAGAGCAAGCTGAACGTGCCCAAGAGCATCCGAATCTGGGGTCTCCAGGATTCCAGAAATGCTTGGGTGGAGGTGGAGCGCATGCCCCAGTCCTTGTACGACGACTTCATCAAGATGTGCGACGATGAGGCCTTCGCCTGCGTCGGACACGCCAACAACATCCTCATCACCTGCTCCAGCACTTCCCACTGCCTCCTCTACGACATGTATCACAAGCTCTGGACCTGGCTCCCCCGCTGCCCCTTCGTTCACGCCTCTCAGCCACTCCAAGGTTTTGCCTTTGATCCCCGTCTCGAGACTTCTGTCTGCTGA